A segment of the Natrinema sp. SYSU A 869 genome:
CTCACGACGGCGGCGCCGGCGTCACGGGCCATCCGAATTACTTCGTTTGCGGTGACGGCACCGCGTTCGCCGGTGAGCTCGATCTTCGCAACGGCGTTGTTGAGGTCACGTCGGTCAAACACGTCTTGGACGTGACTCGCGCTATCATTCTCGCCGAACGCGATGTGGAACACCGCCCACGGGCGCGTTTCGAGTTCGAGTTGGCGTCGAGTGAGGTCACCGTCCTCGATTTCGAGCAGCTGGACGAGCCCCGTCTCCTCCTGATCCTTCGCACAGCGCTCGGTCGAGCTCGCATACCAAACGTCTGTCCCATCGACGTGTGTGCTCTTCGGCTGGTGGAGATCTCCAAGTGCGAGGCCGTCGAGATCGATATTAACACGCTCGAGGACGTCTTCGACGGGGTGATCAGCGACGATCCCTTCTGCAGGGGGCTCGAGCAGTTCGTGCATGCACAGGATCGAACACTGAATGTCCTCAGGTGGCGCTTCGAGGTCGAAGTCCGCTGTGTCCCAGACGCTCGGGCGGACTGCATCGATACCGTAGAGCGCCACATCACCGACGACTGTCGATGCTCGATCGAGTCGGGTCACGGCGTTCGTCCGCCGGAGGAGGTCGAGCCACTGATCATTGTTTTTCCGTTCGTGGTTTCCCACAATCCCATAGAACGGAATATTGCGCTCCTCAAGCGGCTCGAGTGCGTCAGCGCAACGCATGACCGTCGGAAGTGACGGCACAGGATCATCGAATAGGTCTCCGGTATGGATGACAGCGTCAACGTTGCGATCAACCGCGAGTTTGATTGCTCGCTCGAAGGAGTCTGCAAAGTCGTCACGTCGGACGTCTGAGCCGTATTGGCGCTTCCCGAGGTGGGTGTCACTGATGTGTAATAGTCGGGTTTCAGGCACGTTAGGCGTACAGGTAGCTCAGGATATATAAATGTATAAGAGAGTGAGTAGTCTATTTTAGAAAACAATTCATATGTCAATACTGCGCCTGCAGATAGACAAAGTATTATTTTCAAAGTACTGTCTCAGAATCTTGCCCTAGACTGTTTCTCGTGTCATAAATGCACTGCGCGAAGCCCTGCAGTGACCAAAATCAGGTTAACCCATTTCATTAAGTCGCTGCCATGATCGGTGATACTTTTTGAGTCGGCTCTGGGATTCATCGTCGACTGATTCAAGCCTAGTAAGATCCATGTTATCCCTGAGATCAGCGATTTTCACACGCTGGGCGATCGTATTAGAACCGGCTCGTTCAATGGCTTCAGCATACGACTCTTCCTCTCGTTTCGTCAGTGCATCAACTGCCTCCCGAACAGTGGTATCGAATTGACTCTCGATATCGTCAAGTTCGTAATCGGAGTCCTCAACAACATCGTGGAGGACTGCAACAACTCGTTCAGTCTCAGTGTCCATCTGCCTCATCACACGCAATGGATGCCGAATGTACGTCTCACCGGCCTTGTCTGTCTGCCCAGTGTATGCATCCGTCGCGATATGAATTGCCCGCTCAAGGTCGTTCATACGATACTATCTGTACCGTTCTCTTACTAGTAACTATAT
Coding sequences within it:
- a CDS encoding DNA repair exonuclease, which gives rise to MPETRLLHISDTHLGKRQYGSDVRRDDFADSFERAIKLAVDRNVDAVIHTGDLFDDPVPSLPTVMRCADALEPLEERNIPFYGIVGNHERKNNDQWLDLLRRTNAVTRLDRASTVVGDVALYGIDAVRPSVWDTADFDLEAPPEDIQCSILCMHELLEPPAEGIVADHPVEDVLERVNIDLDGLALGDLHQPKSTHVDGTDVWYASSTERCAKDQEETGLVQLLEIEDGDLTRRQLELETRPWAVFHIAFGENDSASHVQDVFDRRDLNNAVAKIELTGERGAVTANEVIRMARDAGAAVVSVDDNRGRVDIDVDSIEAMSLQGLDGAIEERLADEDFSAVALDVDGRVREGEGLNDSVSGAANDLEPALRDAQQAAFDEVETPDEDIDVPVTMEGDE
- a CDS encoding HD domain-containing protein, encoding MNDLERAIHIATDAYTGQTDKAGETYIRHPLRVMRQMDTETERVVAVLHDVVEDSDYELDDIESQFDTTVREAVDALTKREEESYAEAIERAGSNTIAQRVKIADLRDNMDLTRLESVDDESQSRLKKYHRSWQRLNEMG